Genomic window (Phalacrocorax carbo chromosome 11, bPhaCar2.1, whole genome shotgun sequence):
gggataGAAAACACAGGTCTGGGCCTCAGTAAAACAAAAACGTGTTTGGGACTGTGCTTttcttgggtgttttttttcttgtttggttgtgtgtttgcttttgtttttatttaaaaaagtttCTGCTCTGTGTGAGTGCATGTGCGAATGTTGTGGGTGAGGGACGGAGGAAGGGGCTGctccctgggcatgctgctgcGGTGCTGACTGTTCTCTGGTGCTTCTCTCCAAGGTCtggcttcttcctcttctgttcaGAGTTCCGCCCCAAGATCAAGTCCACAAACCCTGGCATATCCATCGGGGACGTAGCAAAGAAACTGGGTGAAATGTGGAACAACCTCAGTGATAGTGAAAAGCAGCCTTATAACAATAAGGCAGCTAAACTGAAGGAGAAGTACGAGAAGGTAAGGCTAGTTTTCACTTGTGCCTCTTCCATACTGGCTCTTGTGTTGGTGTGTTTCTGTAACATAGACCCAGCTCAGGCGGCTCCAGCGTAGTGAGCATCTCCAGCTTCTCATTGCGCTGCGTGCTACATAGCCGAACTTTGCATATGTTGGGACAGAGCAGGTTAGAGAGCCGTGGGCGGATTCCGGCGAGCAGGGAGAGCTTTCCCCCAGCGAAGTGCGGCAGCGGCTGCGTGTGTTGCTCCAGCAAAGGGTTTGCTGTGCTGTTAAAGGAGCTTTGTCCCGTTAGCAGGAAACTCCTAAGAGAGGCTGggttctcttctcctcctcaaAGAAATAACCACGAACGCAGGGTTTGAGGCCTCCATCGCCTGGAGGTGGTTGAGTACGCTTAGGTGTCTGCATACCTGTGTCCTAACGCTGGCCGTCTCCCCTCTTGGGGGTGCAGCTGTGGAAGGCCAGTCCCTTTACATTAACGCCTGCTGCTGTACAAatgctgtgtgtgtttgctgCTTAGAGCAAATTAAGACATCCCCTTGACTTTGCAGGATGTTGCAGACTACAAGTCTAAAGGAAAGTTTGATGGCGCAAAGGGAGCAGCAACCAAAGCTGCTCGGAAAAAGGTAGAGGAAGAAGacgaagaggaggaggaggatgaagaagaggaggatgaagatgatgatgatgaataAAACTGTACAATACTTGTCTCCATGTGAATACCATAGAGTAGGGGAAACACCATAAATGAAGCACCTCTTATTTGAGATGGTGTCTCTTGCCCTTATTaggcttaattaaaaaaaaaaatttggattCCGATCGCGTTGTAGTTTCTAAAAGTGCTCTAGAAATTGTAACTGGTTTACATGAAGTGGCCATGGGTGTAGTGAGCAC
Coding sequences:
- the HMGB3 gene encoding high mobility group protein B3, which codes for MAKGDPKKPKGKMSAYAFFVQTCREEHKKKNPEVPVNFAEFSKKCSERWKTMSSKEKAKFDEMAKADKVRYDREMKDYGPAKGGKKKKDPNAPKRPPSGFFLFCSEFRPKIKSTNPGISIGDVAKKLGEMWNNLSDSEKQPYNNKAAKLKEKYEKDVADYKSKGKFDGAKGAATKAARKKVEEEDEEEEEDEEEEDEDDDDE